The following coding sequences are from one uncultured Desulfobacter sp. window:
- the flgL gene encoding flagellar hook-associated protein FlgL, whose product MRVATISIYKQATYQLGRLTSDLNEANESVSTNLKISAASDDPTGMNQVLSINSELAALDQYQVNVDQAQNVLTTAETALDAVADQLAEMKLLASSLANASASDQERANAAESMLVYLDGLMDLANTNAYGGYVFAGDDNQTTPFTYDDDDNPTSVTYNGSTDSVNISISENTTISLNCCGSDMFYEDEIIVDTTNNSIVFSEDAGMGQDNILTIETTIEGGGYTKEELADVVARTLTKASEEYGYGVVYEVAYDETANTFFMGTDGSSTAVTATFENVETQAADIANVESEGQDFDNLELRIINDDALTQYTPDDGSEPITLTYTANDTWRVSNDPGYGLNAEIGSNGDTIEIDVNDDGESDLVIDLNQTPEEGTTISFDITQGYENTSILTDLGFDRQTVTIAPVTGDGPVAKTVTVVAGGNDTIDFTETTADGETGVQLTATIEAGTYADAQSYAGAVEEALEAASAENGNRVNYSVEYNGDTKKITISEDIDTGRRLESFELLFSSGTHTDTSAASNLGFGNKDVSSASVEGQEVTWSIWDTVFDFKEALENDDVNGIERAMTRLENHYESLTSNISAVGTIYNRTTTTETTITDSDLTLTSQRSTVRDADTVEAIMKLKSSQTVYEAALSSTSSVMGLSLVDYL is encoded by the coding sequence ATGAGAGTAGCAACCATAAGCATTTACAAGCAAGCCACATATCAGCTTGGACGCCTTACCTCTGATTTGAACGAGGCCAATGAATCCGTATCCACCAATCTGAAAATCAGTGCCGCATCTGATGATCCAACGGGGATGAACCAGGTGCTTTCCATCAATTCGGAGTTGGCGGCATTGGACCAGTATCAGGTGAATGTGGATCAGGCCCAGAATGTACTGACCACGGCCGAAACCGCCCTTGACGCCGTGGCGGATCAATTGGCTGAAATGAAGCTTTTGGCCTCATCTTTGGCCAATGCCTCGGCTTCTGATCAGGAGCGCGCCAATGCTGCCGAAAGTATGCTGGTTTACCTGGACGGCCTGATGGACCTTGCCAATACCAATGCCTATGGCGGATATGTGTTCGCCGGTGATGATAATCAGACAACCCCGTTTACCTATGACGATGATGATAATCCCACCAGCGTAACCTACAACGGCAGCACCGACAGCGTAAACATCAGTATTTCTGAAAATACCACCATATCTTTAAACTGCTGCGGCAGTGATATGTTTTATGAAGATGAGATCATCGTAGATACCACGAACAACAGCATCGTTTTCAGTGAAGATGCAGGTATGGGCCAAGACAATATTTTGACCATTGAGACGACAATTGAGGGGGGGGGCTACACCAAAGAGGAACTTGCGGATGTTGTGGCCCGGACATTGACCAAGGCCTCCGAAGAATATGGATACGGTGTGGTGTATGAGGTGGCATATGATGAAACGGCCAACACCTTTTTCATGGGGACGGACGGCAGTAGTACCGCCGTTACTGCTACCTTTGAGAACGTTGAGACCCAGGCCGCTGACATCGCCAATGTTGAATCTGAGGGTCAGGATTTTGATAACCTTGAACTTCGAATTATAAACGACGATGCCCTGACCCAATATACACCGGATGACGGCTCGGAACCCATTACCTTGACCTATACGGCCAACGATACCTGGCGGGTCTCCAATGACCCGGGGTACGGGCTTAATGCCGAAATCGGGTCAAACGGCGATACCATCGAAATTGATGTGAATGATGACGGGGAGTCCGACCTTGTCATTGATCTGAACCAGACCCCCGAAGAGGGAACGACCATCTCCTTTGACATTACCCAGGGGTATGAAAATACGAGTATCCTTACGGATCTTGGGTTTGACAGGCAAACCGTAACGATTGCCCCGGTGACCGGCGATGGGCCGGTGGCAAAAACCGTTACCGTTGTGGCAGGTGGAAACGACACCATTGATTTTACGGAAACCACAGCGGATGGCGAAACCGGCGTACAGCTGACGGCCACCATAGAGGCCGGTACTTACGCGGATGCCCAATCCTATGCCGGGGCCGTGGAGGAGGCGTTGGAAGCAGCGTCCGCTGAAAACGGAAACCGGGTGAACTACTCGGTTGAGTATAATGGAGACACCAAAAAAATCACCATCAGTGAGGATATTGATACCGGCCGCAGGCTTGAATCCTTTGAACTGCTTTTTTCATCCGGCACCCATACCGATACCAGTGCCGCATCAAATCTTGGGTTTGGTAACAAAGATGTTTCCTCCGCTTCTGTGGAAGGCCAAGAGGTCACCTGGAGTATCTGGGATACGGTGTTTGATTTTAAGGAAGCGCTGGAAAATGATGATGTGAACGGTATTGAACGGGCGATGACCCGGCTGGAAAATCATTATGAAAGTTTGACATCAAACATTTCAGCGGTGGGTACAATTTATAACCGTACCACCACCACCGAAACCACTATCACAGATTCTGATTTGACATTGACCTCCCAGCGTTCCACGGTTCGGGATGCGGATACCGTGGAGGCCATTATGAAGCTTAAATCGTCCCAGACCGTTTATGAAGCGGCGTTGAGTTCGACATCTTCGGTTATGGGGTTAAGTCTTGTAGACTATCTGTGA
- the flgK gene encoding flagellar hook-associated protein FlgK, with the protein MSSLNAILNTASNAVTAYQAAISVTGQNIANADNDDYSIQSVELSTTPTVNVGGNLYGTGATVSSVTNSVNQLLENALTSELSTQAALEEAQMYISSIEDLFSEDSDDSLNTLLDAYWSSWEDLSNNPAGETEQNAVYDAGLNLTKRMNAIDAGLSDLTDDMNREISSAVTEVNSIAEQIASLNISIITAESGGGNANDLEDERNALVDDLGKLIDIDITVKEDGSYLILTNGLPLAEDGISYDLSIKQGSIYWTGKSGNTYDITDEISGGAIAGWLEIRDAVIPQTQAEFDEFAANLIWTLNYQHSQGAGQTYFSGVLEGTNEAGKSGTFDSLHYGDEIDYTKDFSMVIQDATDTASTYQTATVDMGISTSDISNITGTGEDDSIYELTVIDEGTLGEQTIVQSSGSLLGGASYSASGIDNALDAALAEQTLTINHGSEIQYLKISDSGSGAARSAADIAKELSGMDGITAYGASTSAHFDLSGITSANDGDIVQFTLYVDQLPEKFSFTVDASKGTLAAQFEDALKAAAQSINEANQNTDLAVSGTSIESVSGATLGIYDFEVVDNAGITLSNFQNFDTDDVVTFTLATSGTTTQSIDVNVYLTDVDTSDSAQVAQAFYNAISNSLEDNDTISVTLDADTDKLTILTTDESDMALSSGSGDTGNNASVNITGVGSSGLVSDGQFVFNGSDVDSATASTSTGDELYVSLDAGGSETQTLQETSSGANDAVAIVGSVTIIMDPGMEISSDDDTNAGLFGTTGNSGSASGIITLGGPDGYQGFDNGDTISFELDGVTVSYNIVGALTDTQQAVLLASEIDTALTAASVTGYQVIRNGSSVSILKTADQQEDAMTITNFTDSTADAVLNVSTGTGEGTEAPENNVLVSGSTIKNSTTAATFADPAIIYWEILDKSGYSTGESGYVEIDESGVVEITEQGKTTLSFDISDGSLVGGNTLRINTDADGHADTLEGTVTGKAASVDDTYEFTVIYGGTLPDNQEDIVIEWKSETDSGTIELEGNEDENSQILVAVDGMTIAFDSGTLVNGDVFYVTTDDTGNVVADAAGNTIQSLSDWHWTLDSFTDEFNRSAGGVTASVTQNNSVKFNTNDDYCAIENVTCSGSNNIDEENYNITVLNYGALEFEAEALEFKRTNGTWHVVNDPTGSTISIVPEDGDDDGFQIDLDGDGIGDMEISFDQSVSGDGYIRMDLVSRDADDLSYTFAGNEDGDSGVAAALGVNTFFTGTDTATIGVNNVVADGDLLASGFLDTETFALAAGDNSNALAMADTRYDSVDMKAYTYTRGEGMTITVTSTSLDDYQASLVSTLGSRAAGINSALEYSESLVYQLTEQRDSTSAVSLDEEMINLTAQQQAYLAATKLLTTVQAMFDALLATR; encoded by the coding sequence ATGAGCAGCCTTAATGCCATATTAAATACGGCGTCCAATGCGGTTACAGCCTACCAGGCTGCCATCAGCGTGACGGGCCAGAATATTGCCAACGCGGATAATGATGATTACAGCATCCAGTCTGTGGAGCTGTCCACCACACCCACTGTGAATGTGGGGGGAAATCTTTACGGCACAGGGGCCACTGTCTCTTCGGTCACCAATTCGGTGAACCAGCTGCTTGAAAATGCCTTGACGTCTGAACTGTCCACCCAGGCTGCCTTGGAGGAGGCTCAGATGTATATCTCTTCCATTGAAGATCTGTTTTCCGAAGACAGTGATGACAGTTTGAATACCCTTTTGGATGCCTACTGGTCTTCCTGGGAGGATTTGAGCAACAATCCGGCCGGTGAAACCGAACAAAACGCAGTATATGATGCAGGTCTCAATCTCACAAAGCGCATGAATGCCATTGACGCGGGGCTGTCCGATCTGACCGACGATATGAACAGGGAAATATCTTCCGCCGTTACCGAAGTGAACAGCATTGCCGAGCAGATTGCATCGTTGAATATATCCATTATCACCGCTGAAAGTGGCGGCGGAAATGCCAATGACCTTGAGGATGAGCGAAATGCCCTGGTGGACGATCTTGGAAAACTTATTGATATTGATATCACAGTTAAAGAGGACGGTTCTTACCTGATCCTCACCAATGGTCTGCCGTTGGCGGAGGACGGCATTTCATATGATTTAAGCATTAAGCAGGGCAGCATCTACTGGACCGGAAAATCTGGAAACACCTATGATATTACCGATGAGATTTCCGGTGGTGCCATTGCCGGATGGCTTGAAATCCGGGATGCGGTGATTCCCCAGACCCAGGCTGAATTTGATGAGTTTGCCGCCAACCTGATCTGGACTTTGAATTATCAGCACTCCCAGGGGGCAGGTCAGACCTATTTTTCCGGCGTTTTGGAAGGCACCAATGAAGCCGGAAAAAGCGGCACCTTTGACAGCCTCCATTACGGGGATGAAATTGATTACACCAAGGATTTTTCCATGGTGATCCAGGATGCCACGGACACGGCCTCAACATATCAGACCGCGACCGTTGATATGGGCATCTCCACATCTGACATTTCTAATATCACTGGAACCGGAGAGGATGACAGTATCTATGAGCTGACCGTTATTGATGAGGGAACTTTGGGCGAGCAGACCATAGTCCAGTCCAGCGGATCGCTTCTGGGCGGTGCATCATACAGCGCATCCGGTATTGACAATGCCCTGGATGCGGCCCTGGCCGAACAGACCCTCACCATCAACCATGGCTCTGAAATTCAATATCTGAAAATTTCAGACAGCGGGTCCGGTGCCGCCCGGTCCGCTGCGGACATTGCCAAAGAACTTTCCGGCATGGACGGCATCACGGCCTATGGGGCCTCGACATCCGCACATTTTGATCTGTCCGGCATCACATCGGCAAACGACGGAGATATTGTTCAATTTACATTGTATGTGGACCAATTGCCGGAAAAGTTCAGCTTCACGGTTGATGCGTCCAAGGGCACCCTTGCAGCGCAATTTGAAGATGCGCTGAAGGCGGCGGCCCAATCCATCAATGAAGCCAACCAGAATACCGATCTGGCTGTCTCCGGCACATCCATTGAAAGTGTGTCCGGTGCCACCCTGGGCATTTATGACTTTGAGGTGGTAGACAATGCCGGCATCACCCTTTCCAATTTTCAAAACTTTGATACCGATGATGTGGTGACCTTTACTCTGGCTACCAGTGGAACAACCACCCAGTCCATTGATGTTAACGTCTATTTAACGGATGTGGATACCTCTGATTCTGCGCAAGTCGCCCAGGCCTTTTACAATGCCATCTCCAATTCCCTTGAAGATAATGACACGATCAGTGTGACACTGGATGCCGACACAGATAAACTGACCATTTTGACCACCGATGAATCCGATATGGCGCTGTCCAGCGGTTCCGGGGATACCGGCAATAATGCGTCAGTCAATATCACTGGTGTGGGGTCTTCGGGCTTGGTATCTGATGGACAGTTTGTTTTTAATGGATCAGACGTGGATTCAGCGACGGCGTCAACTTCCACAGGGGATGAACTATACGTGTCGCTGGATGCCGGCGGTTCTGAAACCCAAACCTTACAGGAAACCAGTTCCGGGGCAAACGATGCAGTGGCAATAGTCGGCTCGGTGACCATTATCATGGATCCGGGCATGGAAATATCTTCCGATGACGATACCAATGCCGGTCTTTTCGGCACCACCGGAAATTCGGGGTCGGCATCCGGCATTATTACCCTGGGCGGTCCCGATGGGTATCAGGGGTTTGACAACGGGGACACCATCTCCTTTGAATTGGACGGTGTTACTGTCTCCTATAACATCGTTGGGGCGTTAACCGATACACAGCAGGCTGTCCTGCTTGCCAGCGAAATAGACACCGCTTTGACTGCGGCATCGGTCACAGGTTACCAGGTGATCCGAAACGGTTCTTCTGTGAGCATCTTAAAGACGGCGGACCAACAGGAGGATGCCATGACCATTACCAATTTTACGGACAGCACCGCAGATGCCGTATTAAATGTTTCCACCGGTACGGGTGAAGGCACTGAGGCACCTGAAAACAACGTCCTGGTCTCCGGGTCAACCATAAAAAACTCAACCACCGCCGCCACCTTTGCTGATCCTGCAATTATTTACTGGGAAATTCTGGACAAAAGCGGATATTCCACCGGTGAGTCCGGATATGTTGAAATTGATGAGTCCGGCGTGGTGGAGATAACCGAACAAGGGAAGACAACCTTAAGTTTTGATATATCCGACGGCTCGCTTGTGGGCGGAAATACTCTTAGGATCAATACCGACGCCGACGGCCATGCCGATACGCTTGAAGGAACGGTTACAGGAAAGGCCGCAAGTGTCGATGATACTTATGAGTTTACCGTGATTTACGGCGGCACGTTGCCGGATAACCAAGAGGATATTGTGATTGAATGGAAGTCTGAAACCGATTCAGGCACCATTGAACTGGAAGGCAACGAGGATGAAAATTCCCAGATTCTTGTGGCGGTGGACGGCATGACCATCGCCTTTGACAGCGGCACCCTGGTGAACGGTGATGTTTTTTATGTGACCACTGATGATACTGGCAACGTGGTTGCCGATGCTGCTGGCAATACCATTCAAAGCCTGTCGGACTGGCACTGGACCCTGGACTCCTTTACCGATGAGTTTAACCGGAGCGCAGGCGGTGTCACGGCTTCGGTGACACAGAACAACTCCGTTAAATTTAATACCAATGATGATTATTGCGCCATTGAAAACGTAACCTGTTCAGGCAGTAACAACATTGATGAAGAAAATTACAACATCACGGTCTTAAATTACGGCGCCCTTGAATTTGAAGCCGAGGCCCTTGAATTTAAGCGCACCAACGGGACATGGCATGTTGTAAACGATCCCACGGGCAGTACCATCTCCATTGTTCCGGAAGACGGTGATGATGACGGCTTTCAAATTGATCTGGATGGTGACGGTATCGGGGATATGGAAATCAGCTTTGACCAATCCGTTTCAGGGGACGGATATATCCGCATGGACCTGGTCTCCAGGGATGCAGACGATCTCTCCTATACCTTTGCAGGTAATGAAGACGGGGACAGCGGCGTTGCCGCGGCCCTTGGGGTGAACACCTTTTTTACCGGAACGGATACAGCCACCATTGGCGTCAACAATGTGGTGGCCGACGGCGATCTGCTGGCTTCGGGTTTTCTGGACACCGAAACCTTTGCACTTGCGGCCGGTGACAACAGCAATGCCCTGGCCATGGCCGACACCCGCTACGACAGTGTTGACATGAAAGCCTATACTTATACCCGGGGGGAAGGGATGACGATTACGGTTACCAGCACCTCCCTGGATGATTACCAGGCGTCTTTGGTCTCGACCCTCGGGTCCCGGGCGGCGGGTATTAATTCGGCTTTGGAGTATTCCGAAAGCCTGGTATACCAGCTGACCGAGCAGCGGGATTCAACATCCGCCGTGTCCCTGGATGAGGAAATGATTAACCTGACAGCCCAGCAGCAGGCCTATCTTGCTGCAACTAAACTGCTGACAACGGTGCAGGCAATGTTTGATGCCCTGCTTGCAACACGTTGA
- the gatB gene encoding Asp-tRNA(Asn)/Glu-tRNA(Gln) amidotransferase subunit GatB: MAFEPVIGLEVHAQLKTKTKIFCNCSTAFGKAPNANTCPVCTGMPGVLPVLNKKAVTFAIKAGLATNCTINRESRFDRKNYFYPDLPKGYQISQFAKPIAEHGFLDIEVDETQTRIGITRIHMEEDAGKLIHDPLRGKSMVDLNRTGVPLIEIVSEPDLRTAAQAGAYLRKLHAILRYIDVCDGNMEQGSFRCDANISLRPVGQEEFGTRTELKNLNSFKNVEKAILYEIQRQTYVLEEGGEVIQETRLWDPNKNRTASMRGKEEAHDYRYFPDPDLVPLIVDDAWIQDVRSSMPELPDEKKQRFIEEYKLSDYDAGVLTASLDMANFFEKTIKPLENIKQAANWIMTTLMAMLNTRGIEINESPVDAEGFSKLLGLLESSRINANAAKTVFELMVETGKDPEAIVKEKGLEQVSDQGELEAMVDEIINENPDEVQAYRAGRTKLFSFFMGQVMKKTRGKADPKVVTPMLKSKL, from the coding sequence ATGGCATTTGAACCTGTTATCGGATTAGAAGTCCACGCCCAGCTCAAAACTAAAACAAAAATATTCTGCAACTGTTCAACCGCTTTCGGCAAGGCCCCAAACGCCAATACCTGCCCGGTGTGCACAGGCATGCCCGGGGTGTTGCCGGTACTGAATAAAAAAGCCGTGACCTTTGCCATCAAGGCTGGTCTTGCCACCAACTGCACCATCAACCGGGAAAGCCGGTTTGACAGAAAAAATTATTTTTACCCGGATCTTCCCAAGGGGTACCAGATCTCCCAGTTTGCAAAACCCATTGCCGAACACGGCTTTTTAGATATCGAAGTGGATGAAACGCAAACGCGCATCGGCATCACCCGCATTCACATGGAAGAAGATGCCGGAAAACTGATCCATGATCCCCTGCGGGGCAAAAGCATGGTGGACCTGAACAGAACAGGGGTTCCCCTCATTGAAATTGTCAGTGAACCCGACCTTCGCACGGCTGCCCAGGCAGGCGCATACCTGAGAAAACTGCACGCCATTTTAAGGTACATTGATGTGTGCGACGGCAACATGGAACAGGGCTCATTCAGATGTGACGCCAACATCTCTTTGCGGCCCGTGGGCCAGGAGGAGTTCGGTACCCGTACCGAGCTTAAAAATCTGAACTCCTTTAAAAATGTGGAAAAGGCCATTCTCTACGAAATCCAGCGCCAGACCTATGTCCTTGAAGAAGGGGGTGAGGTGATCCAGGAGACCCGTCTGTGGGATCCCAACAAAAACCGCACCGCATCCATGCGCGGCAAGGAAGAGGCCCACGATTACAGATATTTTCCTGATCCCGATCTTGTGCCGCTCATTGTGGACGATGCCTGGATCCAGGACGTCCGCAGCAGCATGCCCGAACTGCCCGATGAGAAAAAACAGCGGTTTATAGAGGAATACAAGCTGTCCGACTATGATGCCGGTGTATTAACCGCCAGCCTGGACATGGCCAACTTTTTTGAAAAAACAATTAAGCCGCTGGAAAACATCAAGCAGGCCGCCAACTGGATCATGACCACGCTCATGGCCATGCTGAACACCAGGGGCATTGAAATCAATGAATCACCCGTTGACGCCGAAGGGTTTTCAAAACTGCTTGGCCTGTTGGAATCCTCCCGGATCAATGCCAATGCGGCCAAAACGGTTTTTGAACTCATGGTTGAAACCGGCAAAGACCCGGAAGCCATCGTCAAGGAAAAAGGCCTCGAACAGGTATCGGACCAGGGTGAACTTGAAGCCATGGTGGATGAAATAATTAATGAAAACCCGGACGAGGTTCAAGCTTACAGAGCCGGCAGAACCAAACTGTTCAGCTTTTTCATGGGTCAGGTCATGAAAAAGACCCGGGGTAAGGCAGACCCCAAAGTGGTCACGCCCATGCTCAAATCAAAACTGTAA
- the hypA gene encoding hydrogenase maturation nickel metallochaperone HypA, with product MHEMGIAQQLVNIALDAIPDDIENPRVEKMSLRIGKLAAVVEHSLTFCLEVITKDTPLEGAEVIIDEVPVSLRCESCNHEWQTDAPAFGCPACKDGQVKMTSGREIEISSIELADD from the coding sequence ATGCATGAGATGGGTATCGCCCAGCAACTGGTAAATATCGCCCTGGATGCCATCCCCGATGACATTGAAAATCCCAGGGTGGAAAAGATGAGTTTAAGGATCGGCAAACTGGCGGCGGTGGTGGAGCACAGCCTCACCTTTTGCCTGGAGGTCATCACCAAGGATACGCCCCTTGAAGGCGCTGAAGTGATCATCGACGAGGTGCCGGTGTCGCTGCGCTGTGAAAGTTGTAACCATGAATGGCAGACCGATGCCCCCGCCTTTGGGTGCCCTGCGTGCAAAGACGGGCAGGTGAAAATGACTTCGGGGCGGGAGATTGAAATCTCATCCATCGAACTGGCAGACGATTAG
- a CDS encoding DUF2065 domain-containing protein, whose protein sequence is MKFFFCVMGMVMIVEGLPYFISPHKMREMVMMILQMPENALRRFGFFMMLAGLVVVYLAMEMG, encoded by the coding sequence ATGAAATTTTTTTTCTGTGTGATGGGCATGGTCATGATTGTGGAAGGGCTGCCCTATTTCATCTCGCCGCATAAAATGCGCGAGATGGTCATGATGATCCTGCAAATGCCAGAAAACGCTTTGAGGCGGTTCGGCTTTTTTATGATGTTGGCGGGACTTGTGGTGGTATACCTTGCCATGGAGATGGGTTGA
- the tgt gene encoding tRNA guanosine(34) transglycosylase Tgt, with protein sequence MLTFDLIKDNSKRDEGRDRSRLGRITTDHGVIETPIFMPVGTVGSVKAVSKEDLEHCGAQIILGNTYHLYLRPGCEVIETMKGLHSFTAWDKPMLTDSGGFQFFSLAKLAKFTDEGVHFQSHIDGSRHFFSPERAVEIQMILGSDIMMSLDWCQGHPATDQQVADALNKTTAWAQRGFDFWQENGAINNLFGIVQGGMIKELRSLSAEQITAIDFPGFAIGGLSVGEPTDVMYEMADHTLPLLPSHKPRYIMGVGTPENLVTLVGMGCDMFDCVMPSRNARNGQLFTHTGTVNIPNARYKTDERPIDESCGCYTCRNYSRAYLRHLYKSRELLSYRLNTIHNLYYYLDLMAKMRHAIKEDKFPEFQQQFFKARQDQ encoded by the coding sequence ATGCTTACATTTGACCTGATAAAAGATAACAGCAAACGAGATGAAGGCCGGGACCGCTCCCGTCTGGGGCGGATTACCACGGACCACGGGGTGATTGAAACCCCGATTTTCATGCCTGTGGGGACTGTGGGGTCGGTCAAGGCCGTGTCCAAGGAAGATCTCGAACATTGCGGAGCCCAGATTATTCTTGGCAACACCTATCATTTGTACCTGCGGCCGGGCTGTGAAGTCATTGAAACCATGAAAGGGCTTCATTCGTTTACGGCCTGGGACAAGCCCATGCTCACCGATTCCGGCGGGTTTCAGTTTTTCTCTTTGGCAAAACTGGCCAAGTTCACCGATGAGGGCGTTCATTTCCAATCCCACATTGACGGCTCCCGGCACTTTTTCTCCCCGGAACGGGCGGTTGAGATCCAGATGATTCTGGGCTCGGATATCATGATGTCCCTGGACTGGTGCCAGGGGCATCCGGCGACGGACCAGCAGGTGGCGGACGCCTTGAACAAAACCACGGCCTGGGCCCAAAGAGGCTTTGATTTCTGGCAGGAGAACGGTGCAATCAATAACCTGTTCGGCATTGTCCAGGGCGGCATGATCAAAGAACTACGCTCTTTATCCGCCGAACAGATTACGGCCATTGATTTTCCCGGATTTGCCATCGGCGGCCTTTCCGTGGGAGAGCCCACCGATGTGATGTATGAGATGGCTGATCACACCCTGCCGCTTCTGCCGTCCCACAAACCCCGGTACATTATGGGGGTGGGCACACCTGAAAATCTGGTCACCCTGGTGGGGATGGGATGCGATATGTTCGACTGTGTGATGCCCTCCAGAAATGCCAGAAACGGCCAGCTGTTTACCCATACCGGTACCGTGAATATCCCCAATGCCAGGTACAAGACAGACGAGCGGCCCATTGACGAAAGCTGCGGGTGCTACACCTGCCGCAACTACTCCCGGGCCTACCTGCGACATCTGTATAAATCCCGGGAGCTATTGTCCTATCGCCTGAACACCATTCATAATCTCTATTATTATCTTGACCTTATGGCCAAAATGCGTCATGCAATAAAAGAAGACAAGTTCCCGGAATTCCAACAACAATTTTTTAAAGCAAGGCAGGATCAGTAA
- the queA gene encoding tRNA preQ1(34) S-adenosylmethionine ribosyltransferase-isomerase QueA, producing MYNLSDYCYNLPESLIAQSPCEHRSLSRLMHLDRKTHAINHRRFFDIVDMLHPGDLLVVNDTRVVPARLLGHKPTGGRVEVLIIDYAAGMKHLAETGRFQCDCLIRASRRPEPGTVLNLGEDIKATVMEHRERISVVSFDGGHHFLSQLKKAGKMPLPPYIKRNQDPGPENGSSAQTDEQRDRHDYQTVYANAEGAVAAPTAGLHFTEDLLATLAQKNVEVARITLHVGYGTFVPVRVTDIRDHQIHSEYFIVDDRTAQKINQAHGEGRRVIAVGTTSVRTLEFCTNDDGIISAGQGRCDLFIYPGYRFKCVDAMITNFHLPESTLLMLISAFYDRERILDAYQVAVDEKYRFFSYGDAMFIA from the coding sequence ATGTACAATTTGTCTGATTATTGCTATAATTTGCCCGAATCGTTGATTGCCCAATCGCCTTGTGAACACAGAAGTCTGTCCCGGCTCATGCACCTGGACCGCAAAACCCATGCGATCAATCATCGCAGGTTCTTTGATATTGTTGATATGCTGCACCCCGGTGATCTGCTGGTGGTCAACGACACCCGGGTGGTGCCGGCACGGCTTTTGGGCCATAAGCCCACAGGCGGGCGCGTAGAGGTGCTTATTATTGATTATGCCGCCGGCATGAAACATCTGGCCGAGACAGGGCGGTTTCAATGCGATTGCCTGATCCGGGCCTCGCGCAGACCGGAACCGGGCACGGTGCTCAATTTAGGTGAGGATATCAAGGCCACCGTGATGGAACACCGGGAGCGGATCTCGGTGGTCTCTTTCGATGGCGGTCATCATTTTTTATCCCAATTGAAAAAAGCCGGCAAAATGCCCCTGCCGCCCTATATTAAGCGGAATCAGGATCCGGGGCCGGAGAACGGGTCTTCGGCACAAACCGATGAGCAACGAGACCGGCACGATTACCAGACGGTTTATGCAAACGCCGAAGGGGCCGTGGCCGCGCCCACGGCCGGGCTTCATTTTACAGAAGATCTGCTGGCAACGCTTGCGCAAAAAAATGTGGAGGTGGCCCGGATTACCCTGCACGTGGGGTACGGCACCTTTGTCCCGGTGCGGGTAACCGATATCCGGGATCATCAGATTCACTCGGAATATTTTATTGTGGATGACCGGACGGCCCAAAAGATTAACCAGGCCCATGGCGAAGGCCGCAGGGTTATCGCCGTGGGAACCACGTCCGTGCGTACCCTGGAATTTTGCACCAATGATGACGGCATCATTTCTGCCGGCCAGGGCCGGTGTGACCTGTTTATTTATCCAGGCTACCGGTTTAAGTGTGTGGATGCCATGATTACCAATTTTCATCTGCCTGAATCCACATTGCTCATGCTGATCTCCGCCTTTTACGACCGGGAACGGATTTTGGATGCCTACCAGGTTGCAGTGGATGAAAAATACCGGTTTTTCAGCTATGGTGATGCCATGTTTATCGCGTGA